The DNA window atggatacttgggtcggattgtgggttgacccgcccataaacttaaaacggttaaaaataaaatttaaaatgttatatgtatgtttcgaacttgcaacctacaaaacaagtacaactccctaaccaagtgtgattgagatgtggtttgtcgagggataataggccggtgtaaattgaaagtggttacaaaaatatgaatcaagtatttgattgaccaaagtgtgaggtcacgatgttaaatattaaaaaatatgaatcaaatatttgactGACCAAAGTAAAATGTTAGATCACGAGAAGAGAGGTTCATTCGAacaaatttctatttttttattgtaatatatttttcgtgatttattaagaattttaaatattgaatacatattattattattatttattaaatttattttatttaaaattttattcatgtGCATCGCACGAGAATCTtcctagttttgataattttaatccaattcaaatttaattcaatccaatacaattttaattcaaaCCGGAATAGTTAATTCAAATTAGTATTTCGGATTCGGATCGATTCTAATTTCGGAATAATACTCAAATATTCGGCCCTAAATAAATCTTCTTAGGAGAGGCATAAACCATAGTGAAAGAGCTCTTATATTTTATAGCTATAAGGTTTCAACATAACAATCAAATCTATGacaaagtaaaagaaaaattgaaacaaatttCATCTAAAGTAatgttttcattttctttaaagtGTAAATAGATCGTATTTCCTTGTTAGATTTAGAGATTTATTTTAGATTCGATGGGATGGTGATTTCATGTTTAGACTATAATTGGGTTGATTGTCTTTTCCTAGTCATTTAGATGTTTATTTTTTGTTCTCTGCCATTTTTTCTACTATATTTCTTTGTGATTGAGATCATTTAAGCATTATAGGTCTAAATactctctttttcatttttttcttcatattttatctAATTTCTTACACATTAGCTCTCTAGTTTTtgttgattattactcttttttttcattattttctcttttaattactTGTAGTTCTCAATATCTCAAATAGAGGTACTCAAACAGCACTAGCAACTGATTTCTAAGTTTTGCATATGATATGTTACTTCCAATTAGGTAAATGAGTAGTTCAAATTGCACTTAAAGGTAGAGAATTTCAACTGTTTCAAAAAATCACTATCAATGATGTCTATTATTTTTtccaaaagaaaaacataatcaTCAAAATTTGGACTGGTACATCATGAATTTGATAAATGAGATACTAAAACAAATGTATAATTGCAAAAACCAACAAGGAGATCCTACACCTATCTATTAAGTATTAAACACATTCCAAAAAGATTAGACAATGATATGTGTACATTAAtcttttaagtttatatatagcAATCATGAACCCTAAAGAGAATACAATATGTTTCACCTCTAAAAGAGGGCCGGGTATGCCTTATAGAGTATCATGCATGCATAAACATGTATATAGAAAAACAAACTAAGCAATCCATCAACCTTGTGTTATAGAGTACAAAAGATGAATTGCGTTTATTATTCACTCAATTGTACTTAAACAAGCTGAAGCGGAGTCTGATCATCACGAGAATACTGATTATCAGGTTGCAACGCGGTAACCTGAAAGAAGTTTCTATTGTCAAAAGATGACGGTTGAGGTTGAACGAGGTCGTAGTTAGATCCTCCTGGCATTAAACTCATCTGAGGTTGTTGTTGTTGGGCTCTCTCACTCTCGGATAtctatattataacatttacatgtttatttaaatataatagtgtaaaaaaatgatttcaactATAGGAACATAATACCTTAGCTCTTAggaattgattattgttatgcAAGTCAACTTCCTGGAAATTagcacaataaaattaatttggagatgaaaataacaaaagtaatagaaatttaattacattatttatatacataccCGTTTTTGCATGAAATCGATCTCAGCAAACAACAACTCATTCTGATTCATCAAAAATATCATGTGTTAGTTTTAgttaagataaattttaaaatttgtttacaAAAAACCTTTTTGGAACGAATCTTGCTAATGCTTCTCTCTAAACGACTTTCAAGACTCTTAAGATCCCTAAGACTCATAGTGCTCAAAGATTCACCGAGAATTTGCCTGTCCAAAGATTTGTTAGAAAGAAATGACATAGTTAGCGAAGATAGATAAAATGAAGAAACAAAACGCCTATTTTTACCTGTTTGAATTCTGCAAATTGCCAATTTGTTGTCGCAATTTGGAGGATTCTTGTTGGTAAAACTGAGTGATTAGaacaaaaccaaaaaagatCGAGTTTAAaccaaaaacaaatgaaaactGGAAATTGCATTAATAAGGTTTATGTGTGTATGTGTTTTAATTACCTGAGCATTGGCTTCAGCTACAGAGCCAGCAGTATTTGGAGAATCAGAGGATGCTTTTTTGTACCTCTCAATTGTGCCCCTAACACtgcaattaattatatttaaaaaaaaataaatgcttgtaagaagaaaataaatgaatgggttttatttttaggtaaaataaaaaagtgtaaAATTAAACAAGGGAGATAAgactgaaaataataatgaggAAAACTGAAAAGTCTGTCAATCTGTCTAGTTGATTCCATTCCCTCGGTCTTGGTACCTTAATCTCCTCGAAGTTTTGATTGGCTAAAGTAGGGTTTACCTATTTATCCAGCAGGGAAATTGAAGGATCACCCATTAAATCCCATCAACTCTCTCTCCCTTTCTCAttgggtataaatatatatatataaggaacccTAATTGAGACCTAGGATGGATGGCTATGAAGAAGACCAGTATGTATGATTCATTTCCAAGGAGCTTGTGAAAGTGGGTTATTtggtattttttaaaaatattttattaataaaaacataatttatttgattcattAAGGTCTTGatcatatttgaattatttaaattataaaaatacttctagagtattaatatttaatgaaaaaatatttaaaaataaataaataaataaataaaattttaatattttgattgatatataaattaatttaattaataaaaagatatgTGAAAGAattgtcaattatttaaataaccaaatgGGTTATATTCAAAATCACCTCAAAATTATCACTACTCcacaac is part of the Impatiens glandulifera chromosome 1, dImpGla2.1, whole genome shotgun sequence genome and encodes:
- the LOC124919168 gene encoding floral homeotic protein AGAMOUS-like, with amino-acid sequence MALPSESMELLDLSGQRKNGRGKIEIKRIENTTNRQVTFCKRRNGLLKKAYELSVLCDAEVALVVFSSRGRLYEYANNSVRGTIERYKKASSDSPNTAGSVAEANAQFYQQESSKLRQQIGNLQNSNRQILGESLSTMSLRDLKSLESRLERSISKIRSKKNELLFAEIDFMQKREVDLHNNNQFLRAKISESERAQQQQPQMSLMPGGSNYDLVQPQPSSFDNRNFFQVTALQPDNQYSRDDQTPLQLV